From the Haemophilus parainfluenzae genome, the window GTGAAAAAATCATCAATAAAGTGGGCGATAAACATATTGGACGCTTATTACTTAATGCAGAAACCGATCTAAATACCGTTAAAAACTATCTTGATGGCATTGATGAAAGCAAACAAATTCAACGTGTGCTACATGTTGATTTAGACTATGTCTACGATGCAAATAAAGCTCAACAAGCCAAAAACCTTGATAAATTAATCGAGCGTATCTATCGCTATGGTGTGACGACAGTTTATCTTCAAGCTTTCTCCGATCCTGATGGAGATGGTGTAGCGGATGCCTTGTATTTCCCTAATAAATATCTTCCTGTTCGCGATGATATTTTTGGTCGAATTGCATGGCAATTACAAACACGCGCAGGCGTACAAGTTTATGCTTGGATGCCTGTACTCGCCTTTGATTTACGTAAAAATGTAAAAGAGGCGGAATATGTCATTGATAGCCGCACGGGCAAACCTTCAACAAAGGCCTATTTACGTCTTTCACCTTATAACAAACAGAATGTTGAAATCATTAAATCCATTTATAACGATTTGTCATTCTACGCAAAATTTAATGGCATTTTATTCCATGATGACGCGTTCCTAACCGATTTTGAAGGTGCAGAAGGTAATCACGCTGAAGGTATGGTTAGCCCACAAGCAAAACAAAAAACACAAGATTTAATCCAATTAACCCATCAACTCACCGATGCGTTAAAACCTTATTTCTTGCGTGGTTCATATTCTCTTAAAACGGCTCGTAATCTTTATGCATCAGTGATCACGAATCCAAATGCTGAAGAATGGTTGGCACAAAACTTAAAAACACTCACTGACAATTACGATACCACTGCCATTATGGCGATGCCATACATGGAAAATGAACAGCCTATTTCACAAAAAGAAGCCTATCAATGGTTTGCTTCTCTCATTGAAAATGTGAAAGCCCAAGCGCCATTAGATAAAGTCTTATTTGAATTCCAAGCGGTGAATTGGCGAACTCAAAAACCAATTCCTGAATCCGAATTGATTGATTGGATGATGCTATTACAAAAAAATCATATTTATAGCTATGGCTACTATCCGGATAACTTTTTAACAAACCAACCGGATATGAACAAAATGAGACCGTATTTTTCCGTAAATACGAATGCAGGGAAAAAATAAGGATTGATCATGAACCAACAATTCTTAGAAGCAGTGAGTATCTTCGTATTCATGTATCCTGCCGGGATGGCAATATATTGGGTGACTGCAAGTCTGTGTTATTACCTGTTTATGGAAGGAAAACTCGGGCAACCAACTTTCCAACAAATGCCCAAAGAACGCGTTCCTATGGTCAGCATTATGGTGCCTTGTTATAACGAAGGCGACAACTTAGATGAAGCCATTCCTTACTTGCTTCAACTCAGATATCCAAACTATGAACTCATCTTTATCAATGATGGGAGTAAAGATAACACAGGTGAAATTATTGAACGTTGGGCAAAAGCTGACGAACGCATCGTGGCGCTTCACCAAGAAAACCAAGGTAAAGCCAGCGCATTAAATCATGGCTTGTTAGTTGCTAAAGGTGAATATGTGGCCTGTATTGATGGCGATGCCGTATTGGATTTCGATGCGCTCGATTACATGGTGCAATCCCTCGAATTAAACCGTGCTTATGGCGCCGTTACAGGAAACCCACGCGTACGTAACCGCAGTACTATCCTAGGTCGCTTACAAGTGTCTGAATTTAGCTCCATTATTGGTTTAATCAAACGCGCTCAAAGCCTAATGGGAACGATCTTCACGGTATCTGGAGTATGCTGCCTATTTAGAAAAGATGTAATGGAAGAAATTGGTGGCTGGAGTACCAATATGATCACCGAAGATATTGATGTCAGTTGGAAAATCCAAACAGCCGGTTACAACATTATGTATGAGCCTCGTGCCTTATGTTGGGTATTAATGCCTGAACGTCTTTATGGCTTATACAAACAGCGTTTACGCTGGGCACAAGGTGGCGCCGAAACCATTCTCAAATATTTTCCTCAGGTCTGGCGTTGGAGAAACCGCCGTCTATGGCCAATGTATGCCGAATATTTTGTTACCGCAACTTGGGCAATCTTATTGGTTGCACTGGTTGCGCTTGCACTATACCGCAAGATTACTTTGGGTATAGGCATTCAAAACATGGAGTTGTTTGAAACAAATATCTCGATCATGTTTTTTTCCTTCTTCTTACAGTGTCTCTTAAGCTTATACATAGATTCACGTTATGAAAAAGGATTGATCCAATATGGAATTTCCTGCATTTGGTATCCCTATGTTTATTGGTTACTCAATACGGTAACGTTACTCGTTGGAATCCCAAAAGCGATTTTTAGAAACAAGTCCAAGCTAGCTGTCTGGACAAGCCCTGACAGAGGAGTTTAAATAATGGCAACCGCCACTTTACAACAATTGATGGTTATTAATAAAGGTAGCAGCCTTCCCTTGCTGATTAAAGCCAAAAGCTTTGTACTAGATCTAGTTACCTGGGCTTTATGGGCTTATATCATCACTTTTGTCGCGAGATATGCGGAACGCATCTTCACTAAACCGATTCTGGAAAGTTTCTTTTTCGTTGATGTGGTCAGCATCATGTTTTCTGTCTCTGCGGTATTGGTTATATTGGCTTATATTTGGTCTATTCTCACCGTAGCAAAAGAATAACTCGCAAAAAACTTAATATAAAAAACCGCACTTTGGTTTACAAATCAAAGTGCGGTTATTTTTAGAAATGTTTAATTAGATACGATATTCTCTAATTAAGCTTTTGGACCTGCTGCGATAAGTGCTTTACCTTCTGCATTGGTCGCATATTTTTCGAAGTTTTTCACGAAACGTCCTGCAAGGTCTTTCGCTTTCGCTTCCCATTGTGCTTTATCTGCATAAGTATCACGTGGGTCTAAGATCGCAGAATCTACGCCAGGTAATGCTTTTGGAATCGCTAAATCAAAGATTGGTAACTCGCCCATTTCTGCTTTTTCAATAGAACCATCTAAGATGGCATCGATAATACCACGAGTATCTTTGATTGAGATACGTTTACCTGTACCGTTCCAACCAGTATTAACTAAGTAAGCTTCTGCACCAGCAGCTTGCATACGTTTAACTAACACTTGAGCATATTGTGTTGGGTGAAGAGTTAAGAACGCCGCACCGAAACATGCCGAGAAGGTTGGAGTTGGTTCAGTAATACCACGCTCTGTACCCGCTAATTTAGCGGTGAAACCAGATAAGAAGTAGTATTTGGTTTGCTCTGGTGTCAATTTAGACACAGGAGGTAATACACCGAATGCATCCGCAGTTAAGAAAATTACTTTCGTTGCGTGACCAGCACGAGATACTGGTTTAACAATATTATCAATGTGATAAATTGGGTAAGACACACGAGTATTTTCAGTTTTAGAACCATCATCGAAATCAACTGAACCATCAGCACGAACCACGACGTTTTCTAATAATGCATCACGACGGATTGCACGATAGATATCTGGCTCATTTTCTTCAGAAAGATGGATAGTTTTCGCGTAGCAACCACCTTCGAAGTTGAAGATACCTACATCATCCCAACCGTGCTCATCGTCACCGATTAATTCACGTTTTGGATCGGTGGAAAGGGTGGTTTTACCTGTACCTGATAAACCGAAGAAGATTGCTACATCACCGTCTTTACCTACGTTAGCAGAACAGTGCATTGCACCTACACCTTTAAGTGGTAGGAAGTAATTCATCATTGAGAACATACCTTTCTTCATTTCGCCGCCGTACCAAGTACCACCGATTAATTGGATACGCTCAGTTAAGTTGAATGCAACGAAGTTTTCAGAGTTCAAACCTTGTTCCTTCCAGTTCGGGTTGGTGCATTTAGAACCATTCATTACCACGAAATCAGGTTTAAAGGTTTTTAATTGTTCTTCTGTCGGACGAATGAACATATTTTTCACAAAGTGTGCTTGCCATGCTACTTCAGTCACAATACGTACTGCGATACGGTCTTGTTCACTTGCGCCACAGAAACCATCAACCACGAATAAACGTTTGCCAGAAAGTTGTTTAGTCACAAGACCTTTCAAGCTTGACCAAGTTTCTTGAGTCATTGGTTTGTTATCGTTTTTCGCCACATCAGAAGTCCACCACACAGTATCTTTTGTGGTATCATCTAAAACGATGTATTTGTCTTTCGGTGAACGACCGGTAAAGATCCCTGTATCAACAGCCACCGCACCCGTTGTGGTAAGTGTACCTTTTTCAAAGCCTTCTAAGCCTGGTTTTGTTTCTTCTTCAAAAAGTTGTTCATAACTTGGGTTATAAACCACTTCTTTAACATCATGAATACCAACGGCTTCAAGTTCTTTAATTACGTTTTTAACATCAGTCATAGTTCACCTCTTGATTAAAGTTTAAAAATTTTTCCTACGTTTATTGTATGGGAATTGTCAAAAAAAAAATGTTAACTAGATCTCATTTTTGAACATTCATCTGAAAATTCTACCCCTTTTTAGGTGGTTTAAGAGGCTAAGATACAACAAGGTTGATTTACCCATCATATTTTCGATATAGTGAGAACTATTATCAACTCAAGACTCAATAACTATGTTCTCATTTTTGCGTTTACTCTTTTTATTTTGTCTGCTGATATTTACGCAAATCACGCAAGCAGAACCCGACTTTAAGATTCCACCTATTCAAGAAAGCATGAAAAAAATGTACCAAATTCAACAAAAAGATTTTACTTTTGAAGGCAAGAATTATCGTTTGTTTATTGCTATTCCACCGAAAACGTCGAAAAAACTGACCGCACTTTATACGCTAGATGGTAACGCTCAATTTCCAATAGCAGTGAATGCTGTCAATCCTAACAAACCTCTCCCCCTTATTGTCGGTATTGGTTATGTATCTGATAAAGCTTACGTCATTGAGGAACGAATGAGAGATTACACTTTTCCAGTAGAAGGCGCTGAATTTGCCAAAGGAGGGAAAGCTGCTGATTTTCTACGTTTTATTCAAGAAGATGTAAAACCTTACATTGAGCAGCATTTCAATATTAATAAGGAAAAACAATATTTCTTTGGCCATTCTTTTGGTGGGTTGTTTGGATTATACGTGCTCTTCCATCAACCAGATTTATTTCAATATTACACCTTGGCAAGCCCTTCTCTTTGGTGGGGAAATGGCTCATTTTTACCTCAAAATGAGCGATGGATTAGCCAAAAACCATCACATATCCTGATTACATTAGGCTCTTACGAAGAACATCCTGAACAGGATCCGAATATGACTGAAGAACAATTACAGCGTATTAATCAACGGAAACAAATGCGAACAATCAATGCGCATCAATTGGCGAAAATATTGGAAAAACAAGGCAATTCCGTAGAGTTTATTTCCATTCCCAATAAAAATCATGGTGGCTCGATTCCTGATGCTATCAAACATTGCTTGGAACAAGTTCAACAATAAAAGCGCATAAAAAAATCCCCGTTATCATGAACGGGGATTTTTCTTATTGGGCTTGTTTGAGTTTATCAATCGCTTCTTTATTGAAGAAGTAATGTGTGCCACAACATTCACACTGCATATCAATGCTGCCTTTATGCTCCTCTAAGATTTCCTCAATTTCAGCTTCTGGAATCAGTAATAATGCTGCCCCTGAACGCTCCGGTGAGCAGCCACAGAAGAAAGAAACAGCTTGTGGTTCAAACACTTCCACTACTTCTTCATGATATAAACGATAAAGCAATTCTTCTGCGGACAATCCAAATAATTCCTCATCTTTTACGGTTGCCGCTAACGTAGTTAAATGCTCAAAATCCTCCGGCGTACCTTGACCATCGGGCATAATCTGTAGCAACATTCCAGCTGCAACGGCTTTACCGTCATATTCACCTGTGCGAATAATAAGTTGGGTTTGTAATTGTTCTGAACGAACAAAATAGTCTTCTAAACATTCCGTAATGGTTGGTTTATCTAAACCAATAACGCCTTGATAACGTTCACCTTCAGTTGGAGCAATCGTAATCACTAATACGCCTTTACCGATCATATCATGCAAGCTCATGCCGTCTTGAATATCACCTTGCACACGAGCTAATGCACGAATTTGTTGCTGATCATTACCATTTACTAAGGCTAATTTTAATGGACCATCACCTTGAATTTGGACCGTAATATTACCGTTAAATTTTAATGTTGCAGTCAATAAATTCGTTGCCACCATCATCTCACCTAATAAGTTTTGTACCGCTTTTGGATAATGGTGGGTATTCAATGTATCAGTAAAAGTTTGGTTTAATCGCACCCATTCACCACGCACTGCACGGTTTTGGAAAAGGTAGCGGTAAAGTTTGTCATTGTCTTGAGTGTAATTCATTATTTGTTCCTATTTATTCTTTGAGTAAAAAGTGCGGTCAATTTTGTGAATAAATCTTAAACGTTCAAAAAAGATGTCATTTTGTTACCGCACTTTGCGCCTGAGCAGTATTATGGGGGTGAAAATCAAAATTACAAGCCAAAAAGAAAAGCGGATAGCTTTCACTATCCGCTCGCTTTATAAAATTAAACTGATAAATTACCAGTATGCACGTAAACCGATAACAGTTTTGAAATCACGGCTACGATCTACCGCACTATTTTCGTATTTAGTACGAGTTGCTTGCCATTCTAAGAATGGTTTCACTTTTAAAGAACCTTGATTGTATACATAGTATTCAGTACCCACCATGAATTGACGAGTTCTGTCTGTATCACCAAATTGTTTATCTGTTTTATATGCGTACATTGCATATACGTTCCAATCTTCGTTTAACCCTTGACGAACAACTGCACGCACTTCATTTTTAGTACGTTTGTCACCTTGGTTTTTAGTTACTTGACGCTCTAAATCTAAACCATAAGTGGTATGAACGAAGTTATAGGCTAAACCTAATCCATAAGCATTACGGTAGTATGATGTATTGTTAGCATTTTCAGAAATTTCACGAGTAAAACCTGCTGCTACGGTCACATTTTGAATGCTATCAATTGCATGGTTAAAGATAAGACCTGTACCCCAAGCATTTTTACGTTTATTTGTCAAATCAAGGTTTTTAATGCTACGTTTGCTTGAACCACCATAGTACGCACCAAATTTAACTTTGTTATCACCATAGTTACCGTTGTACACGTATTGAGTTACACGACGTGCAGAACCATCTAATAAGCCATCAGACAAACTGTAAGTATTTGCTAAGTCAGTTTGTTTTACTTCATCAGTAATAGTTACCATATTACCGTAAGTTAATTCACCGAATTGTTTGTGGCCAAAACCAGCATAAAGTTGGTGAGTGTAAACATGGTCAAAATCATGTTGTGAAGGTGCTTCACCACGCATACGCCATTCAGCACGGCCTAAAGCGTAGAAATCGCCACCTAAGCTTTGTTTTAATTTGAAACCAAAACGTGAGCCGTTGTTATCAACTGCGTGGTTGATGTGCTCTTTAGTTACATCACCGTTTACATAGTTAGTTTTGTTAGAGGTACTTTCCCATTTAACACGTAAAGAACCATAGAAATCAACATCCGTACCAGTTTGGTCAACATGGAAGTTATAAGCTTGTGCAGAACTTGCTGCTAATGCAGCTACAGATAAAGCAAGAAGTGTTTTTTTCATAACGCTTTCCTTATGATTTAATGAAGTTAATAAAAAATTAAACTTTTTTAGTCTATACACCAGAACCAGAATGTGTCAATCTTAAATTTTTCCAACTATCAGAAAATAGGCAATTTTTTGACTAAAATCAATTCAGATAAATATATTTTTGATTATTTTATCGCCTATTTAATTAATAAATTTAGCATTGGAAACACTTGATCTGACTTAATATTTTCCATTGAACTGGCCGTTAAATAATGCTGATTTCTACCATAACAACCAATTAAGGTCGGATCAGTTGCGCCATATAGCGTAATATTCGGTTTATCCAATGCTGCCGTTAAATGTGCAAGCCCTGTATCCACCGATACCACCGCTTTTGCATTGGCAATTTGACGGGCTAATTCATTTAATGAAAGCTTAGGCAAAACGACTACATGAGATAAACCTACTGCTAATCGCTCTGCTCTTGCCTTTTCTTTTTCGTTTCCCCAAGGTAAACGAACTTGAACAGAAAGTACGGTCAGTTTTTCGATTAAATTTCGCCATTCATGTTCTGGCCAATGCTTTTCATCTCTTGTCGTAGAATGAAAAAAGATCACGTAAGGATCGATAGAATCTGCGGAAATAAAATGACGTGCAATGTCATAATCCCCTTTCTCTTTCGGTAATGGATAAGATAAGGCTTGTGCAAAAAGTTGACGAATACGTTCTACCGCATGTTGTTGATAAGAAATCGCGTATTTTTTATCGTAGAACAAGGAAGCTATCGGCTCACGGATACTCTTGCGATCATAGCCATGTTTGACGCCATTGGCTAAGCGTGTCGCAAAAAAAGCGCTCTTAAAAAGCCCTTGTGCATCAATCACGGCATCATATTGATTTGTTTGTAATAAAGTGCGGTAAGATTTCCATTCGGTCTTTGTTTGAGCTGAAAAAGGTGATTTTCGCCAACGTCTTAAGGCAAGTGGAATAATTTGATTCACTGCAGAATGCCAACGTGGAATTTCGGCAAAATTCTCTTCCACCACCCAATCAATAGAGAGATTAGGAATAGCACGCTGTGCATCAGTCAATGCCGGCAAAGTATGAATCACATCGCCCATAGAGGAAGTCTTAATCACACATACTTTCATTTAATTAACCTTCTTCCCCAGTGCATAATCCCAAGCCCAGA encodes:
- a CDS encoding porin; the encoded protein is MKKTLLALSVAALAASSAQAYNFHVDQTGTDVDFYGSLRVKWESTSNKTNYVNGDVTKEHINHAVDNNGSRFGFKLKQSLGGDFYALGRAEWRMRGEAPSQHDFDHVYTHQLYAGFGHKQFGELTYGNMVTITDEVKQTDLANTYSLSDGLLDGSARRVTQYVYNGNYGDNKVKFGAYYGGSSKRSIKNLDLTNKRKNAWGTGLIFNHAIDSIQNVTVAAGFTREISENANNTSYYRNAYGLGLAYNFVHTTYGLDLERQVTKNQGDKRTKNEVRAVVRQGLNEDWNVYAMYAYKTDKQFGDTDRTRQFMVGTEYYVYNQGSLKVKPFLEWQATRTKYENSAVDRSRDFKTVIGLRAYW
- the hslO gene encoding Hsp33 family molecular chaperone HslO; the encoded protein is MNYTQDNDKLYRYLFQNRAVRGEWVRLNQTFTDTLNTHHYPKAVQNLLGEMMVATNLLTATLKFNGNITVQIQGDGPLKLALVNGNDQQQIRALARVQGDIQDGMSLHDMIGKGVLVITIAPTEGERYQGVIGLDKPTITECLEDYFVRSEQLQTQLIIRTGEYDGKAVAAGMLLQIMPDGQGTPEDFEHLTTLAATVKDEELFGLSAEELLYRLYHEEVVEVFEPQAVSFFCGCSPERSGAALLLIPEAEIEEILEEHKGSIDMQCECCGTHYFFNKEAIDKLKQAQ
- a CDS encoding alpha/beta hydrolase, with translation MFSFLRLLFLFCLLIFTQITQAEPDFKIPPIQESMKKMYQIQQKDFTFEGKNYRLFIAIPPKTSKKLTALYTLDGNAQFPIAVNAVNPNKPLPLIVGIGYVSDKAYVIEERMRDYTFPVEGAEFAKGGKAADFLRFIQEDVKPYIEQHFNINKEKQYFFGHSFGGLFGLYVLFHQPDLFQYYTLASPSLWWGNGSFLPQNERWISQKPSHILITLGSYEEHPEQDPNMTEEQLQRINQRKQMRTINAHQLAKILEKQGNSVEFISIPNKNHGGSIPDAIKHCLEQVQQ
- the rfaC gene encoding lipopolysaccharide heptosyltransferase RfaC; protein product: MKVCVIKTSSMGDVIHTLPALTDAQRAIPNLSIDWVVEENFAEIPRWHSAVNQIIPLALRRWRKSPFSAQTKTEWKSYRTLLQTNQYDAVIDAQGLFKSAFFATRLANGVKHGYDRKSIREPIASLFYDKKYAISYQQHAVERIRQLFAQALSYPLPKEKGDYDIARHFISADSIDPYVIFFHSTTRDEKHWPEHEWRNLIEKLTVLSVQVRLPWGNEKEKARAERLAVGLSHVVVLPKLSLNELARQIANAKAVVSVDTGLAHLTAALDKPNITLYGATDPTLIGCYGRNQHYLTASSMENIKSDQVFPMLNLLIK
- the pgaB gene encoding poly-beta-1,6-N-acetyl-D-glucosamine N-deacetylase PgaB produces the protein MRSLKHFAKIIICTLSLFSVFAFAQDRYGVLAYHSVVDESAAENQKHYFPQTISAQTLIKHFNWLKENGYNVISWQQVIDAENGKGTLPDNAVLLSFDDGYETMYNVVFPLLKAYNYPAVFAPVTGWLDTPADQKIAYADKMLDRSVFATWSQVKEMEQSGLVEVASHTHNLHSGINANPSGGQLPSVIAPEYKNGKYETEDAYKNRLKSDFTRSVQTLVNHIGKKPRVMVWPYGQFNDVAVQLARQAGMPHYFSLGEKIINKVGDKHIGRLLLNAETDLNTVKNYLDGIDESKQIQRVLHVDLDYVYDANKAQQAKNLDKLIERIYRYGVTTVYLQAFSDPDGDGVADALYFPNKYLPVRDDIFGRIAWQLQTRAGVQVYAWMPVLAFDLRKNVKEAEYVIDSRTGKPSTKAYLRLSPYNKQNVEIIKSIYNDLSFYAKFNGILFHDDAFLTDFEGAEGNHAEGMVSPQAKQKTQDLIQLTHQLTDALKPYFLRGSYSLKTARNLYASVITNPNAEEWLAQNLKTLTDNYDTTAIMAMPYMENEQPISQKEAYQWFASLIENVKAQAPLDKVLFEFQAVNWRTQKPIPESELIDWMMLLQKNHIYSYGYYPDNFLTNQPDMNKMRPYFSVNTNAGKK
- the pckA gene encoding phosphoenolpyruvate carboxykinase (ATP) translates to MTDVKNVIKELEAVGIHDVKEVVYNPSYEQLFEEETKPGLEGFEKGTLTTTGAVAVDTGIFTGRSPKDKYIVLDDTTKDTVWWTSDVAKNDNKPMTQETWSSLKGLVTKQLSGKRLFVVDGFCGASEQDRIAVRIVTEVAWQAHFVKNMFIRPTEEQLKTFKPDFVVMNGSKCTNPNWKEQGLNSENFVAFNLTERIQLIGGTWYGGEMKKGMFSMMNYFLPLKGVGAMHCSANVGKDGDVAIFFGLSGTGKTTLSTDPKRELIGDDEHGWDDVGIFNFEGGCYAKTIHLSEENEPDIYRAIRRDALLENVVVRADGSVDFDDGSKTENTRVSYPIYHIDNIVKPVSRAGHATKVIFLTADAFGVLPPVSKLTPEQTKYYFLSGFTAKLAGTERGITEPTPTFSACFGAAFLTLHPTQYAQVLVKRMQAAGAEAYLVNTGWNGTGKRISIKDTRGIIDAILDGSIEKAEMGELPIFDLAIPKALPGVDSAILDPRDTYADKAQWEAKAKDLAGRFVKNFEKYATNAEGKALIAAGPKA
- a CDS encoding HmsD, with protein sequence MATATLQQLMVINKGSSLPLLIKAKSFVLDLVTWALWAYIITFVARYAERIFTKPILESFFFVDVVSIMFSVSAVLVILAYIWSILTVAKE
- the pgaC gene encoding poly-beta-1,6-N-acetyl-D-glucosamine synthase produces the protein MNQQFLEAVSIFVFMYPAGMAIYWVTASLCYYLFMEGKLGQPTFQQMPKERVPMVSIMVPCYNEGDNLDEAIPYLLQLRYPNYELIFINDGSKDNTGEIIERWAKADERIVALHQENQGKASALNHGLLVAKGEYVACIDGDAVLDFDALDYMVQSLELNRAYGAVTGNPRVRNRSTILGRLQVSEFSSIIGLIKRAQSLMGTIFTVSGVCCLFRKDVMEEIGGWSTNMITEDIDVSWKIQTAGYNIMYEPRALCWVLMPERLYGLYKQRLRWAQGGAETILKYFPQVWRWRNRRLWPMYAEYFVTATWAILLVALVALALYRKITLGIGIQNMELFETNISIMFFSFFLQCLLSLYIDSRYEKGLIQYGISCIWYPYVYWLLNTVTLLVGIPKAIFRNKSKLAVWTSPDRGV